A genomic stretch from Hymenobacter psoromatis includes:
- a CDS encoding DNA mismatch repair protein MutT yields the protein MRNPFVFWGIFLLAIVAETYGYVAVRTALAPSSAAARRGFAISYWALTLGLWALCFWAARTRHDGPVVLKTYLLAAPLLLLAAKLVVVFPLLLEDLTRLGRWAAGGFGGAAGGRATAVEPISRSQFISRLALGLGAVPLLALLWGMVKGKTDYKVRRVVLRYPNLPASFDGFKILQISDLHTGSFNGNLEPMRRAVGIINAQKADLIVMTGDLVNDRATEVEPHIEALAGIKSDLPIFSILGNHDYGDYVQWPNTEAKRENLQRLARNHAKIGWRLLLDESHTIRRGADELAVLGVQNWSSHPNFPKHGNLAQAHAASGNAPFKLLLSHDPSHWEAQVLDYKDIDLTLSGHTHGMQFGVNLPGFKWSPVQYSYPQWAGIYEQGRQKLYVNVGLGYLGFPGRVGFLPEITLLELRRA from the coding sequence ATGCGCAATCCATTCGTTTTCTGGGGAATTTTCTTGTTAGCTATCGTGGCCGAAACCTACGGCTACGTGGCCGTGCGCACCGCCCTGGCGCCCAGCTCGGCGGCGGCGCGGCGCGGCTTTGCTATTAGCTACTGGGCGCTCACGCTGGGGCTGTGGGCGCTGTGCTTCTGGGCGGCCCGCACCCGGCACGACGGCCCGGTGGTGCTCAAAACCTACCTGCTGGCCGCGCCGCTGCTGCTGCTGGCGGCCAAGCTGGTGGTGGTTTTTCCGTTGCTCTTAGAAGACCTCACGCGCCTCGGGCGCTGGGCGGCCGGCGGCTTCGGCGGCGCGGCGGGGGGTAGGGCCACGGCCGTAGAGCCTATTTCGCGCAGCCAGTTTATCAGCCGGCTGGCGCTGGGGCTGGGCGCGGTGCCGCTGCTGGCGCTGCTCTGGGGCATGGTGAAGGGCAAAACTGACTACAAGGTGCGCCGCGTGGTGCTGCGCTACCCCAACCTGCCGGCGTCATTCGACGGCTTTAAGATTTTGCAAATCTCCGACCTGCACACGGGCTCGTTCAATGGCAACCTGGAGCCGATGCGCCGCGCCGTGGGCATTATCAACGCTCAGAAAGCTGACCTCATTGTGATGACCGGCGACCTCGTGAACGACCGCGCCACGGAGGTAGAGCCGCACATCGAGGCGCTGGCGGGCATCAAGTCGGACCTGCCGATTTTCTCCATCCTGGGCAACCACGACTACGGCGACTACGTGCAGTGGCCCAACACCGAGGCCAAGCGCGAAAATCTGCAACGCCTGGCCCGCAACCACGCCAAAATCGGCTGGCGCCTGCTGCTGGATGAAAGCCACACCATCCGGCGCGGGGCCGACGAGCTGGCCGTGCTGGGCGTGCAAAACTGGAGCAGCCACCCCAACTTTCCGAAGCATGGCAACCTGGCGCAGGCCCACGCGGCCAGCGGCAACGCGCCGTTTAAGCTGCTGCTCTCGCACGACCCCTCGCACTGGGAGGCGCAGGTACTTGATTACAAAGACATTGACCTCACGCTCAGCGGCCATACCCACGGCATGCAGTTTGGCGTGAACCTGCCCGGCTTTAAGTGGAGCCCGGTGCAGTATTCTTACCCGCAGTGGGCGGGCATTTATGAGCAGGGGCGGCAAAAGCTGTACGTGAACGTGGGCCTGGGCTACCTCGGTTTTCCGGGGCGGGTAGGCTTTTTGCCCGAAATAACGCTGCTGGAGCTGCGCCGGGCTTAG